Proteins encoded in a region of the Deltaproteobacteria bacterium genome:
- the xylB gene encoding xylulokinase, with translation MDDGLYLGFDVGTQGTKGLLLDAGRRAVVARAGRPHGLIPDLPPGAAEQHPDTWVAALREVAAELLATPGVERARVRGIGVSGQQHGLVVLDADDRVVRPAKLWCDTTTAKEAEELSRDLGRSIPAGFTASKILWLQRHEPQHWQQVRAVLLPHDYINFRLTGNKTMEAGDASGTGFFDPLTRSFDQRAMARIDPRLAAMLPPLISAGSPAGPLSAAGATLLGVAEGIPVASGGGDNMMSAIGSGATRPGVVVVSLGTSGTAFAYSATPVVDPEGLIAPFCDSTGAWLPLLCVMNMTGVSEEIRAAFGGDLDSLTRAAAAVPAGAQGLLLLPYLQGERVPNLPAATGVLLGIRPGLLGRGHLFRAALEGTSLSLALGIERMQSLGIHSDVVRLVGGGSHNPLWRQIVADVLELPVVCLAESESAALGAAIQALWSVRRAAGHDASADEVATPFVHTSGDVVSPQALPAATYRAARARMRELTQRIFGDRPNP, from the coding sequence ATGGACGACGGCCTCTACCTCGGCTTCGACGTCGGCACTCAGGGCACCAAGGGGCTGCTGCTCGATGCCGGCCGGAGAGCGGTGGTGGCGCGCGCAGGCCGGCCCCACGGCTTGATCCCCGACTTGCCGCCGGGCGCGGCGGAGCAGCACCCGGACACCTGGGTGGCGGCGCTGCGCGAAGTGGCGGCGGAACTACTCGCCACGCCCGGAGTCGAGCGCGCGCGGGTTCGCGGCATCGGCGTCTCGGGGCAGCAACATGGCCTCGTCGTCCTCGACGCCGATGATCGCGTCGTCCGGCCCGCCAAGCTCTGGTGCGATACCACGACGGCCAAAGAGGCGGAGGAACTCTCCCGCGACTTGGGCCGATCCATCCCCGCTGGTTTCACGGCATCGAAGATCCTCTGGCTGCAACGGCACGAGCCGCAGCACTGGCAGCAAGTACGTGCGGTGCTGCTGCCGCACGACTACATCAACTTCCGTCTCACCGGGAACAAGACCATGGAAGCGGGCGACGCCTCCGGTACCGGCTTCTTCGACCCGCTCACTCGCAGTTTCGATCAGCGCGCGATGGCGCGGATCGATCCACGGCTGGCGGCGATGCTGCCGCCGCTGATTTCGGCGGGCTCACCGGCCGGACCGCTCTCGGCCGCGGGCGCCACGCTCCTGGGGGTGGCGGAAGGCATCCCGGTCGCGAGCGGTGGCGGCGACAACATGATGAGCGCGATCGGCAGCGGCGCCACCAGGCCGGGCGTGGTGGTTGTCAGCCTGGGCACTTCCGGGACGGCCTTTGCTTACAGTGCGACTCCGGTAGTCGACCCCGAGGGCCTGATCGCGCCGTTTTGCGACTCCACCGGGGCCTGGCTGCCTTTACTGTGTGTGATGAACATGACCGGTGTGAGCGAGGAGATCCGCGCCGCGTTCGGCGGGGACCTTGATTCGCTGACCCGGGCCGCAGCGGCGGTTCCTGCGGGTGCGCAGGGGTTGCTGCTGCTGCCTTACTTGCAGGGCGAGCGCGTGCCGAACCTACCCGCCGCCACCGGCGTGCTGCTGGGCATCCGCCCCGGGCTGCTCGGCCGCGGGCATCTCTTCCGCGCCGCCTTGGAAGGCACCAGCCTGTCCCTGGCGCTAGGGATCGAGCGCATGCAGTCGCTCGGCATCCACAGCGACGTAGTTAGACTGGTCGGCGGCGGTTCGCACAATCCGCTGTGGCGCCAGATTGTGGCCGACGTACTCGAGCTTCCGGTCGTCTGCCTGGCCGAGTCCGAGTCGGCCGCGCTGGGGGCGGCGATCCAAGCGCTCTGGAGCGTGCGGCGGGCGGCCGGCCACGACGCGAGCGCCGACGAAGTGGCCACGCCTTTCGTCCACACATCCGGTGATGTCGTGTCGCCGCAAGCGCTGCCCGCGGCCACGTATCGCGCCGCCCGCGCCCGCATGCGCGAGCTGACCCAACGAATTTTCGGAGACCGGCCCAACCCCTGA
- a CDS encoding 1-acyl-sn-glycerol-3-phosphate acyltransferase, with the protein MATAPRGIKAAESASAVPFSHPLRRLWGIGAALAIFFMTLFWGTLSVVMILVIRKGWPADACGRIWCRWILQVCGIEVELIGAEHIDPQRRYVIISNHLSNFDIWATFATVPAKIRFVAKRELLRFPVFGQALALSDHIIIDRAKPEEAVAIINQRAREQIGEGFCILFYAEGTRSPDGKVHAFKKGGVSLALQTGLPIIPLSISGAHKFLPKHHAIIRPGGKVRIVLAPPIETAGRSLDERDRLTERVRNIVVQNFIENY; encoded by the coding sequence GTGGCGACCGCCCCTCGCGGCATAAAGGCCGCCGAATCCGCTAGCGCTGTTCCCTTCAGCCATCCGCTGCGCCGCCTTTGGGGAATCGGGGCCGCACTCGCCATCTTCTTCATGACGCTGTTCTGGGGCACGCTCAGCGTCGTGATGATCCTGGTCATCCGCAAGGGCTGGCCCGCCGACGCCTGCGGCCGCATCTGGTGCCGGTGGATTCTCCAGGTCTGCGGCATCGAGGTGGAGCTGATCGGTGCCGAGCACATCGATCCGCAGCGCCGCTACGTCATCATTTCCAACCACCTGAGCAACTTTGATATCTGGGCCACGTTTGCCACCGTGCCGGCCAAGATTCGCTTCGTGGCCAAGAGAGAACTGCTGCGCTTTCCCGTCTTCGGCCAGGCGCTCGCGCTCAGCGACCACATCATCATCGACCGCGCCAAGCCCGAGGAAGCGGTGGCGATCATCAACCAGCGCGCTCGCGAACAGATCGGCGAGGGCTTCTGTATCTTGTTTTACGCCGAGGGCACCCGCAGCCCCGACGGCAAGGTGCACGCGTTCAAGAAGGGCGGGGTGTCGCTGGCCCTGCAAACCGGCTTGCCGATCATCCCGTTGTCAATCAGCGGGGCCCACAAGTTCCTGCCCAAGCACCACGCCATCATTCGCCCCGGCGGCAAAGTGCGCATCGTGCTGGCGCCACCGATCGAAACCGCCGGCCGCTCGCTCGACGAACGCGACCGGCTGACCGAGCGCGTGCGTAATATCGTGGTGCAGAACTTCATCGAGAACTATTGA
- a CDS encoding isoaspartyl peptidase/L-asparaginase: protein MPRPALIVHGGAGTLAPEVRAAAEAGCAAAVRAGWRVLTNGGSAVAAVAAAVIELEDDSMFNAGVGSVLTAMGTIEMDASIMDGATLAAGACGAVSRVRNPITLARALMADPVTVMLVGPGAEAFAAEHAVAMCAPEVLITPRQRLRWQSEQKQASPAGTVGAVAVDSAGHVAAATSTGGLFYKRPGRIGDSAVLGAGTYADDRLGAASATGRGEAIMRVTLAKTVADMLGAGTEPMAAARAGIAVLAERTGAAAGVIVTDAQGRIGFAHNTAAMPVAFREADGHDVVLVC, encoded by the coding sequence ATGCCGCGACCGGCACTGATCGTCCATGGCGGCGCGGGCACCCTGGCGCCAGAGGTGCGCGCAGCCGCCGAGGCCGGCTGCGCCGCGGCGGTGCGAGCGGGCTGGCGTGTGCTCACTAATGGCGGCAGCGCCGTTGCCGCAGTAGCTGCCGCCGTCATCGAGCTGGAAGACGATTCGATGTTCAACGCCGGGGTGGGATCGGTGCTCACGGCCATGGGCACGATCGAAATGGATGCCTCGATCATGGACGGCGCCACCCTCGCCGCCGGTGCGTGCGGTGCGGTCAGCCGCGTTCGTAATCCGATTACCCTGGCGCGCGCGCTGATGGCGGATCCCGTCACGGTGATGTTGGTCGGGCCGGGAGCCGAGGCCTTCGCGGCGGAGCACGCCGTGGCCATGTGCGCCCCCGAGGTGCTGATCACCCCGCGCCAGCGCCTGCGCTGGCAGTCTGAGCAAAAGCAAGCGTCGCCGGCAGGTACGGTCGGTGCGGTGGCGGTGGATAGCGCCGGCCACGTTGCCGCGGCAACGTCAACCGGCGGCCTGTTCTACAAACGCCCGGGCCGGATCGGGGATAGCGCGGTCCTCGGCGCCGGCACCTATGCCGACGATCGGCTGGGGGCGGCTTCCGCCACCGGGCGGGGCGAAGCAATCATGCGTGTAACGCTGGCGAAGACGGTGGCGGACATGCTGGGCGCCGGCACTGAGCCGATGGCGGCGGCGCGAGCCGGTATCGCCGTGCTGGCGGAACGTACCGGTGCGGCGGCCGGCGTGATCGTCACCGACGCCCAAGGGCGGATTGGCTTCGCACACAACACCGCCGCTATGCCCGTAGCATTCCGCGAGGCCGACGGGCACGATGTCGTCTTGGTGTGCTGA
- a CDS encoding HAMP domain-containing histidine kinase, with product MTAPTIEQVYAEETVRLAASRLPALAVVFAALMAAAWLPESLVHPERVTLYAGLFGVQLLGCVGAVMLTRSNWGRGYSPAIVACTSIWLCSVMGVYHAALHGEAELLALALAGMVTGVGVLVPLGVRGQLPVALGAIGTYGIAAVAGARSSTSIALTALGVAAIGGLSVAGAAVLDRYRYASFRRTEQLRRANAALAQANEAKNLFLANVSHELRSPLNVILGYAQLMLDDSFGPLPPDLRQPLERVVASTQSLVYLISDLLDLSRIEAGRLAVSLKPVELAPLFAELESFILPALVAKPVRFVAEEAGTLAVTADPDRLRQVLVNLLTNAAKFTPSGEIRLRAVADGDGVGIEVTDTGIGIAAEDLPHIFEPFYRGAGTKQYGGVGIGLSISARLARAMGGELIAHSRLNEGSRFTVRLPAAAVNC from the coding sequence ATGACCGCACCGACGATCGAACAAGTATACGCCGAAGAAACCGTGCGCCTGGCGGCCTCGCGCCTGCCGGCGCTGGCGGTGGTATTCGCAGCGTTGATGGCGGCCGCTTGGCTGCCGGAATCGCTCGTGCATCCCGAGCGCGTCACCCTCTACGCCGGGCTCTTCGGTGTGCAGCTGCTCGGCTGTGTGGGCGCGGTGATGTTGACGCGCAGCAACTGGGGGCGCGGCTACAGTCCGGCGATCGTTGCCTGTACGAGCATATGGCTGTGTAGCGTGATGGGGGTCTACCATGCGGCTCTGCACGGTGAGGCCGAGCTGTTGGCCTTGGCGCTGGCCGGCATGGTGACTGGCGTCGGCGTGCTGGTGCCGTTGGGCGTTCGCGGGCAGTTGCCGGTCGCCCTCGGCGCGATCGGCACATACGGTATCGCGGCGGTGGCGGGAGCTAGGAGCTCGACCTCGATCGCTTTGACCGCGTTGGGGGTAGCGGCCATCGGCGGGCTGTCGGTGGCCGGAGCCGCCGTGCTCGACCGCTACCGCTACGCCTCTTTTCGCCGAACTGAGCAGTTGCGCCGGGCCAACGCGGCGCTGGCGCAGGCCAACGAGGCGAAGAACTTGTTTCTGGCCAACGTCTCCCACGAGTTGCGCTCGCCGCTCAACGTTATCCTCGGCTACGCGCAGCTCATGCTCGACGACAGCTTCGGACCACTGCCGCCGGACTTGCGCCAGCCGCTCGAGCGCGTCGTTGCCAGCACCCAGAGCCTGGTCTACCTCATCAGCGACCTGCTGGATCTCTCGCGCATTGAAGCGGGACGGCTGGCGGTGAGTTTGAAGCCGGTTGAACTGGCGCCGCTGTTCGCCGAGCTGGAGAGCTTCATCCTGCCGGCGCTGGTGGCCAAGCCCGTCCGCTTCGTAGCCGAGGAGGCGGGCACGTTAGCGGTGACGGCCGACCCCGATCGCCTGCGCCAGGTATTGGTCAATCTGCTCACCAACGCGGCGAAGTTCACTCCGAGTGGCGAGATCCGCTTGCGCGCGGTTGCCGATGGCGATGGCGTCGGTATCGAAGTGACGGACACCGGTATCGGTATTGCCGCCGAGGACTTGCCGCACATCTTCGAGCCCTTCTATCGCGGGGCCGGCACCAAGCAGTACGGCGGCGTCGGTATCGGCCTGTCGATTTCAGCTCGCTTGGCCCGCGCCATGGGCGGCGAGCTGATCGCCCACAGCCGACTGAACGAGGGCTCGCGCTTCACCGTGCGGCTGCCGGCCGCGGCGGTGAACTGCTGA
- a CDS encoding LamG domain-containing protein — protein MGPALLLPLLWLSGWAAPAGANGTPSPSPLDTPTATQTETPTATASRTPTLTATSTATASPTVPQSLPAGLVACWPLNETAGRRADAVDAPANNLVDNNAVPGTAGVSIHTGGVAAGFSAADGQFLSHADSPALSVDNQDFTLAGWVRIDADHPAGLVAKGLNNGTQEYALDYQAGGTLRFLIGTASGSATDSVSVGGVSLGDFHFVVASFAAASRTLALRVDDAPGGEQVTTLAVYNGSQPFAIGAYIGSDFLDGRVDEVALWKRLLSASEQTALFNAGKGLSCPLVFPTPTATFTRTPTMTAVATPTATPTATPSTTPEPTPTVTAADTPIFTPTSTPSAASYTATATPTHTATATPTLAVAATVPPSVMDGLEACWPLNEISGTRTDSVASPANDLTDNNAVAQAAGASGNTGPAAAFAADAGQFLNHADSPTLSVANHDFTIAGWIRIDADQAAGLITKGTNSDFQEYGLQYQAGGSLRFVIGSADGSAADFAAVANVNLGQFHFVVASFDAANKLITLRLDDLFTQVKPTTVTAYNGTQLFTLGAYVGSDFLDGRLDEVALWQRLLTADEQTALYNGGLGLRCPLFVPTVTPTPTITDTPPPSATRTPTITRTPTRTFRSRATQTKTLTNTPTITPTPTITPTETPTPTAPTPTNTATATPTPTPTTTPTVTATIPAFIEYGLVSCWGLNEASGTRVDSVAPFTNDLSDNNNVAQAPGLSMWTGLAADFSAASGQFLSLADNPPLSMDNQDFTLAGWVRIGSDHAAGLITKGANSNYQEYALHYQAGGVLHFTIGTPDGSAADSVAIGGVSLASYHFVVAAFDATNHLLKLRVDDSRSAIKPTALISFDGSAPLTLGSYLGSDFFDGRIDEVAVWKRLLTAAEQTALYNGGLGLPCPLEFPPPPPTAPGTPAATPTPTPTLAVIATVPPSVMNGVEACWPLDEITGSRLDSVASPANDLTDNNGVTQAAGASGNTGPAAAFVTAGGQFLNHPDSVTFSAGNHDFTIAGWLRIDADRTAGIITKGTNSNYQEYGLQYQAGGTLRFVLGTADGSAADFATVGGVSVGQFHFVVASFDAANRLIALSLDNLPAQVKPTALTVYDGTQLFTLGAYVGSDFFEGRLDEVALWKRLLSAEEQTGIYNGGLGLRCPLSVPTATPTPTATDTAPPTPTSTPTRTPTRTKTVRVVGTLTKTPTRTPTVTRTHTVTPTITATPTAPTPTNTITPTATPTVTNTPTITPTVPALIAQGLVACWGLEEAEGARADSIAPFVNDLTDNNGVTQATGLSSWTGFGAEFSSVDSQFLSLADSPLLSMTDQDFTLAGWVRIAGDHAAGLITKGSNSNFHEYALYYQPGRTLRFSIGSSDGSIADSVAVSGVSLGVYHFVVAAFDATNRLLELRVDDIRSAIKPTALTTFDGSAPLTMGSYLSSDFFDGQIDEVGVWKRLLSAAEQTALYNGGVGLACPLDFPAQTPTETGTPTLTPSNTPPPTATATPTATPTVTPTPTDTATATETPTVTSTPTVTETATPTSTPTAMPSDTPTNTPTATPTRTPTPTPTLHPALSHELVACWALNEASGTRADSVAPPENDLTAENAVGQAPGVSAQTGPAAEFIGASAQFLSHPDSETLSMAEQDFTVAAWVRIDADQSAGLVTKGADANMREFALDYLAGGTLRFTIGTADDSALAAAAVDGVSLGTFHLVIASFDATNRMLSLRVDDVWSNLKLTTLAAYDGPAPFIVGAYDGSGFLTGRIDEIGLWKRLLTASEQTALFRSGSGIPCPFTTPTPTVTPTDTPTLTPTDTPTATPTETPTATPTATPTLTPTVTDTPTETPTETPTMTPTVTDTPTETPTETPTDTPTSTPTETATETPTATPSDTATETPTATPTDTPTNTPTDTVTATPTATPTDTATATPSATATETPTATPSPTATATSTITPTITVTETPTVTPTATDTATPTETPTATPTPTETETATATSTSTPTSSPTMTATPTPSPTPSATPTVTPTDTPPENTPAGTSVPTGSPQPSASPTPTPTPTLPAPVCTGDCDGDGTVTVDELVLGVNQALGIAPIDACPEFDLNLDGSVSVDELVVAVNAALQGCPADHAARAAKHAPGLASGSSRGSRQPA, from the coding sequence GTGGGCCCCGCGCTGTTGCTGCCGCTCCTGTGGCTTTCGGGCTGGGCCGCCCCCGCCGGGGCAAACGGAACTCCTTCGCCGAGCCCGTTGGACACACCCACGGCGACACAGACGGAGACGCCGACCGCGACCGCCAGCCGCACGCCGACCTTGACAGCGACCAGTACCGCAACCGCCTCTCCAACCGTGCCGCAATCGTTGCCGGCGGGCTTGGTCGCTTGCTGGCCCTTGAACGAGACTGCGGGACGGCGAGCGGACGCCGTCGACGCTCCCGCCAACAATCTGGTCGATAACAACGCCGTGCCGGGAACCGCCGGTGTCAGCATCCACACCGGCGGCGTGGCGGCAGGCTTCAGCGCTGCTGACGGGCAGTTTCTCAGCCATGCGGACAGCCCGGCACTCAGTGTTGACAATCAGGACTTCACTCTTGCCGGCTGGGTCCGTATTGATGCTGACCATCCCGCCGGGCTCGTTGCCAAAGGGCTGAACAACGGCACCCAAGAGTACGCGCTGGATTACCAAGCGGGCGGAACGCTACGCTTCCTCATCGGCACCGCCAGCGGCTCAGCAACCGACTCGGTGAGCGTGGGCGGTGTCAGCCTCGGCGACTTCCATTTCGTCGTCGCCTCGTTCGCGGCTGCCAGCCGCACCCTCGCCCTGCGGGTGGACGATGCGCCGGGCGGGGAGCAAGTGACCACGCTGGCGGTATACAACGGCAGCCAGCCGTTCGCGATCGGAGCCTATATCGGTAGCGACTTCCTCGATGGGCGAGTCGACGAGGTGGCACTGTGGAAACGGCTGCTCAGCGCGAGTGAGCAGACCGCGTTGTTCAACGCCGGCAAAGGCTTGAGCTGCCCATTGGTTTTTCCCACCCCCACGGCGACGTTCACGCGCACGCCGACTATGACCGCGGTGGCTACGCCCACCGCCACGCCCACCGCCACGCCCAGCACGACGCCGGAGCCAACACCGACTGTGACTGCTGCCGACACCCCGATCTTCACCCCCACGTCCACGCCATCGGCGGCCAGCTACACTGCCACGGCCACCCCCACGCACACAGCGACAGCAACACCGACCTTGGCGGTTGCCGCCACGGTGCCGCCTTCGGTGATGGACGGCCTGGAGGCGTGCTGGCCCTTGAATGAAATCTCCGGCACGCGGACGGATTCAGTCGCCTCGCCGGCGAACGACTTGACCGACAACAACGCCGTCGCACAGGCCGCCGGCGCCAGCGGCAACACCGGGCCAGCCGCCGCCTTTGCTGCCGACGCCGGCCAATTCCTCAACCACGCCGACAGCCCTACGCTGAGCGTGGCGAACCACGATTTCACGATCGCCGGCTGGATTAGGATCGACGCCGATCAGGCGGCCGGCCTGATCACTAAAGGGACCAACTCGGACTTCCAGGAGTACGGCCTGCAGTATCAGGCCGGGGGAAGCCTGCGCTTTGTCATCGGCAGCGCCGACGGCTCGGCCGCCGATTTCGCCGCCGTGGCCAACGTCAACTTGGGGCAATTCCATTTCGTCGTCGCCTCGTTTGACGCCGCCAACAAACTCATTACCTTGCGCCTTGACGACCTCTTTACACAAGTCAAACCCACCACCGTAACGGCATACAACGGCACCCAACTGTTCACCCTCGGGGCCTACGTCGGCAGCGACTTTCTCGACGGCCGCCTTGACGAGGTGGCGCTGTGGCAACGCCTGTTAACCGCGGACGAGCAAACCGCCCTCTACAACGGCGGGTTGGGTCTGCGCTGCCCGCTCTTTGTGCCGACCGTGACACCGACACCGACCATCACCGACACGCCGCCGCCGAGCGCAACTAGAACACCTACGATTACACGGACACCGACGCGCACTTTCAGGTCGCGTGCGACTCAGACCAAGACACTCACCAACACACCCACCATCACGCCCACGCCCACGATTACACCCACCGAAACGCCGACGCCGACGGCGCCGACGCCGACCAATACCGCTACCGCCACGCCCACGCCCACACCCACCACGACACCGACAGTGACGGCCACTATCCCCGCTTTCATCGAGTACGGGCTGGTATCCTGCTGGGGTCTCAACGAGGCCAGCGGCACACGGGTGGATTCGGTCGCCCCGTTCACCAATGATCTCAGCGACAACAACAACGTCGCCCAGGCGCCCGGGCTGAGCATGTGGACCGGGTTGGCGGCGGACTTCAGCGCGGCGAGTGGGCAGTTCTTGAGCCTCGCAGACAATCCCCCTCTCAGTATGGACAATCAGGACTTCACCCTCGCCGGTTGGGTGCGTATCGGCAGCGACCACGCCGCCGGGCTCATCACCAAGGGGGCCAACTCGAACTACCAGGAATACGCCCTGCATTATCAAGCCGGCGGCGTGCTGCATTTTACCATCGGAACCCCCGACGGCTCGGCCGCCGACTCGGTGGCGATCGGCGGCGTCAGCCTCGCCAGCTATCACTTCGTCGTCGCTGCGTTCGACGCCACCAACCACCTGCTCAAACTGCGCGTCGATGACTCGCGCTCGGCCATCAAGCCGACGGCGCTGATAAGCTTCGACGGCAGCGCGCCGCTGACGCTGGGCTCGTACCTGGGCAGCGACTTCTTCGATGGCCGAATCGACGAAGTGGCGGTATGGAAGCGCCTACTGACCGCGGCCGAGCAGACCGCCCTGTACAACGGCGGCCTGGGCTTGCCCTGCCCGTTGGAATTTCCGCCGCCGCCGCCGACCGCGCCGGGCACCCCCGCGGCGACCCCAACGCCAACGCCGACCCTGGCGGTGATCGCGACCGTGCCGCCCTCGGTGATGAACGGCGTCGAGGCCTGCTGGCCCCTGGATGAGATCACCGGCAGCCGACTGGATTCGGTCGCCTCGCCGGCGAACGACTTGACCGACAACAACGGCGTAACCCAAGCCGCCGGCGCGAGCGGCAATACCGGGCCGGCCGCAGCTTTCGTCACCGCCGGCGGGCAATTCCTCAATCATCCCGACAGCGTTACATTCAGTGCCGGCAATCACGATTTCACCATTGCCGGCTGGCTGCGGATCGATGCCGACCGGACGGCTGGTATCATCACCAAGGGCACCAACTCCAACTACCAGGAATACGGTTTGCAGTATCAGGCGGGCGGGACCTTGCGCTTTGTTCTCGGCACCGCCGATGGCTCGGCGGCCGACTTCGCCACGGTTGGCGGCGTGAGCGTGGGGCAGTTCCACTTCGTTGTTGCATCATTCGACGCCGCTAACCGGCTCATTGCTCTGAGCCTGGACAACCTGCCCGCGCAAGTTAAGCCCACCGCCTTGACGGTGTACGACGGCACACAGTTGTTCACGCTCGGGGCCTACGTCGGCAGTGATTTCTTCGAGGGCCGCCTCGATGAGGTGGCGCTGTGGAAGCGCTTGCTGAGCGCGGAAGAACAGACCGGCATCTATAATGGCGGACTCGGCTTGCGCTGCCCGCTCTCGGTGCCCACCGCGACACCCACTCCCACCGCCACCGACACGGCGCCGCCAACGCCGACCAGTACGCCGACACGCACTCCGACGCGGACGAAGACCGTAAGAGTGGTTGGGACACTGACCAAGACCCCCACGCGCACGCCCACCGTCACGCGCACCCACACGGTTACCCCAACCATAACCGCCACGCCGACCGCCCCCACGCCTACCAACACCATAACCCCGACGGCCACACCTACGGTCACCAACACGCCGACGATCACCCCGACGGTGCCGGCACTCATCGCTCAAGGGCTGGTCGCTTGCTGGGGGCTGGAGGAAGCCGAAGGTGCGCGGGCGGATTCGATCGCACCCTTTGTCAATGATCTCACCGACAACAACGGCGTCACACAAGCCACGGGGCTCAGCAGCTGGACCGGATTCGGGGCCGAGTTCAGTTCCGTCGACAGCCAGTTCCTCAGCCTGGCTGACAGCCCGCTCCTGAGCATGACGGATCAGGACTTTACCCTCGCCGGTTGGGTGCGTATCGCCGGCGACCATGCCGCCGGGCTCATCACCAAGGGATCCAACTCGAACTTCCACGAGTATGCCCTGTACTACCAGCCGGGGCGGACGCTGCGCTTCTCGATCGGGAGTTCCGATGGGTCGATCGCCGACTCGGTGGCGGTAAGCGGCGTGAGCCTTGGCGTTTATCATTTCGTTGTCGCCGCCTTCGATGCCACCAACCGTCTGCTCGAACTGCGGGTCGACGACATCCGCTCGGCGATCAAGCCGACGGCGCTGACGACGTTCGACGGCAGCGCACCGCTGACAATGGGCTCTTACCTGAGCAGCGACTTCTTCGATGGCCAGATCGACGAAGTGGGGGTGTGGAAACGCCTGCTGAGCGCCGCCGAGCAGACCGCCCTCTACAATGGCGGCGTGGGCTTGGCCTGCCCACTGGACTTTCCCGCGCAAACGCCGACCGAGACGGGCACCCCGACGCTCACCCCCTCAAATACCCCGCCGCCGACGGCCACCGCCACACCTACCGCCACACCGACCGTGACACCGACACCGACCGATACCGCCACGGCCACGGAAACACCCACGGTTACGTCGACACCGACCGTAACGGAGACCGCCACCCCGACCAGCACTCCGACCGCTATGCCATCCGACACCCCGACCAATACCCCGACAGCGACCCCCACCCGCACGCCGACCCCGACCCCGACGCTGCACCCGGCCTTGTCACACGAGCTGGTCGCGTGTTGGGCGCTCAACGAAGCGAGCGGGACACGAGCCGACTCGGTCGCCCCGCCGGAAAACGATTTGACCGCAGAGAATGCCGTGGGTCAGGCCCCGGGCGTGAGCGCACAGACCGGACCGGCCGCGGAATTCATCGGCGCCAGCGCGCAATTCCTCAGTCACCCGGATAGTGAGACATTGAGCATGGCGGAGCAGGACTTCACCGTCGCCGCCTGGGTGCGCATCGATGCGGATCAGTCGGCGGGCCTGGTCACCAAGGGCGCCGATGCCAACATGCGCGAGTTCGCCCTCGACTATCTTGCCGGCGGAACACTGCGTTTCACCATCGGCACGGCCGACGACAGCGCGCTCGCCGCCGCCGCGGTTGACGGCGTCAGCCTCGGTACTTTCCACTTGGTGATCGCCTCATTCGACGCCACCAACCGTATGCTGTCACTGCGAGTGGATGACGTGTGGTCGAATCTCAAGCTCACGACGCTGGCGGCCTATGATGGTCCCGCGCCGTTTATCGTCGGCGCCTATGACGGAAGCGGTTTTCTCACCGGCAGGATCGACGAGATCGGTCTTTGGAAGCGCTTGCTGACAGCCAGTGAACAGACGGCGTTGTTCCGCTCGGGTAGCGGTATCCCGTGTCCCTTCACCACCCCAACCCCGACCGTTACCCCGACCGACACCCCGACGCTGACGCCGACTGACACGCCGACCGCGACGCCGACCGAGACCCCGACCGCGACCCCGACCGCGACGCCGACGCTGACGCCAACGGTGACGGATACACCGACGGAAACCCCAACCGAGACCCCAACGATGACACCAACGGTGACAGATACGCCGACGGAGACCCCCACCGAGACGCCGACCGACACCCCGACCAGTACCCCGACGGAGACTGCCACCGAAACTCCGACCGCAACCCCCAGCGATACGGCCACCGAAACCCCGACGGCGACGCCGACCGACACCCCGACTAACACTCCCACCGACACCGTCACCGCCACGCCTACCGCCACGCCCACCGACACCGCCACCGCAACCCCCAGCGCCACCGCCACCGAAACTCCAACCGCCACGCCGAGCCCTACCGCTACGGCAACCAGCACCATCACACCGACCATTACCGTGACCGAGACGCCGACCGTGACACCGACCGCGACCGATACCGCCACGCCGACGGAAACACCCACCGCTACGCCGACACCAACCGAGACAGAGACGGCCACGGCGACCAGCACCAGCACTCCAACCTCGAGCCCGACAATGACGGCGACGCCAACACCGTCGCCAACGCCTAGCGCCACCCCAACCGTGACCCCGACCGATACACCGCCTGAGAACACACCGGCTGGAACCTCGGTGCCGACCGGGTCGCCCCAGCCATCCGCGTCCCCAACGCCGACTCCAACACCCACGTTGCCAGCGCCGGTGTGCACGGGTGACTGCGACGGCGACGGGACGGTGACCGTTGACGAGCTTGTGCTGGGTGTGAATCAGGCGCTGGGCATCGCCCCGATCGATGCTTGTCCCGAATTCGACCTCAACCTTGACGGTTCGGTCAGCGTGGACGAGCTGGTCGTGGCCGTAAACGCCGCGCTCCAGGGCTGCCCTGCCGATCACGCCGCCCGCGCCGCAAAGCACGCCCCGGGCCTGGCCTCCGGCAGCTCTCGCGGCTCGCGCCAGCCCGCGTGA